One uncultured Jannaschia sp. DNA segment encodes these proteins:
- a CDS encoding ATP-dependent Clp protease proteolytic subunit — protein sequence MRDPVDHFQNNLVPMVVEQTSRGERAYDIFSRLLKERIIFVNGPVHDGMSQLIVAQLLHLEAENPSKEISMYINSPGGSVIAGMSIYDTMQYIRPKVSTLICGLAASMGSVIAIGGEKGMRFALPNSEILVHQPSGGSQGTAADILISARHIEQTRERFYQLYMKHTGQDYDTVQKALDRDLWMTPQEAKDWGHIDEIVETRAEAADAVKDS from the coding sequence ATGCGCGATCCAGTCGACCACTTCCAGAACAACCTCGTGCCCATGGTGGTCGAGCAGACCAGCCGCGGCGAACGGGCCTACGACATCTTCTCGCGCCTCCTCAAGGAGCGGATCATCTTCGTGAACGGCCCCGTCCATGACGGCATGAGCCAGCTCATCGTGGCGCAACTGCTGCATCTCGAGGCGGAGAACCCGTCGAAGGAGATCAGCATGTACATCAACTCGCCCGGCGGCAGCGTCATCGCGGGGATGAGTATCTACGACACGATGCAGTATATTCGTCCGAAGGTCTCGACGCTGATTTGCGGCCTCGCGGCGTCCATGGGCTCGGTTATCGCGATCGGCGGCGAGAAGGGCATGCGCTTCGCGCTTCCGAATTCCGAGATCCTCGTGCACCAGCCCTCGGGCGGATCGCAAGGCACCGCAGCCGACATCCTGATCTCCGCCCGCCATATCGAACAGACGCGCGAGCGGTTCTACCAGCTCTATATGAAGCACACCGGCCAGGACTACGATACGGTCCAGAAGGCGCTAGATCGTGACTTGTGGATGACCCCGCAGGAGGCCAAGGACTGGGGCCATATCGACGAGATCGTCGAGACCCGCGCCGAGGCCGCCGACGCCGTCAAGGACAGCTGA
- a CDS encoding site-specific tyrosine recombinase XerD encodes MSWIDLFLEAQAAERGAALNSLMAYRRDLEDFAAHRAARGGALADATRGDIEAYLVACEAEGLAASTRARRLSAIRGLYRFAHEEGLRRDDPAIRITGPSKPKTLPKTLSEADVDALLAAAGTLGRTADERLRDTALMQLLYATGMRVTELVGLPVAAARGDPRMLLVRGKGGRERLVPLSPPARDALAAWLAHRDAADDTARVEAGTAPSPHLFPSRGKAGHLTRVWFHGRIKTLAAHAGFDPARVSPHVLRHAFATHLLSGGADLRAIQTMLGHADISTTEIYTHVLETRLRELVLTHHPLAGDP; translated from the coding sequence GTGAGCTGGATCGACCTCTTCCTCGAGGCCCAGGCCGCCGAACGGGGCGCGGCGCTGAACTCCCTGATGGCCTATCGCCGCGATCTCGAGGATTTCGCCGCCCATCGGGCGGCGCGGGGCGGCGCGCTGGCGGATGCGACGCGCGGCGACATCGAAGCCTACCTCGTCGCATGCGAGGCCGAGGGGCTGGCCGCCTCGACCCGCGCGCGTCGCCTCTCGGCGATCCGGGGTCTCTACCGCTTCGCCCATGAGGAAGGGCTGCGCCGCGACGACCCCGCCATCCGCATCACCGGACCGTCAAAGCCGAAGACGCTGCCGAAGACGTTGTCCGAGGCCGATGTCGACGCGCTGCTGGCCGCCGCCGGAACACTCGGGCGGACCGCCGACGAGCGGCTTCGCGACACGGCGCTGATGCAGCTTCTCTATGCGACGGGGATGCGCGTCACCGAGCTCGTGGGCCTGCCCGTGGCAGCCGCGCGGGGCGATCCCCGGATGCTTCTGGTCCGTGGCAAGGGCGGACGCGAGCGTCTGGTACCGCTCTCGCCCCCGGCGCGGGACGCGTTGGCCGCATGGCTCGCGCATCGCGACGCCGCCGACGACACCGCGCGGGTCGAGGCGGGCACCGCGCCGTCGCCGCATCTCTTTCCGTCGCGCGGCAAGGCGGGTCACCTGACGCGCGTCTGGTTTCACGGCCGCATCAAGACCCTCGCCGCCCATGCCGGATTCGATCCCGCGCGCGTCAGCCCGCATGTCCTGCGCCACGCCTTCGCCACCCACCTCCTGTCGGGCGGCGCGGATCTGCGCGCGATCCAGACGATGCTGGGCCATGCCGATATCTCGACCACCGAGATCTACACCCATGTCCTCGAAACCCGGCTGCGCGAGCTGGTCCTGACGCATCACCCGCTGGCCGGGGATCCTTAG
- a CDS encoding xanthine dehydrogenase family protein molybdopterin-binding subunit, with amino-acid sequence MEKFGLSQSNRRAEDPRLLTGQGGYVDDTAPEGALRAYMLRSTVAHGDVTALDVSEAEAAPGVHLVLTSDAVEAAGLRNHIDTTPADNADGTKGADPNRPLLAKGRVRFVGEGIAMIVADTLEQARDAAELIEVEIDELPVKVDVAVGGAAIHPEAPENEAYRYEKGDEAATEAALKAADRVVTLTVEDNRIICASLEPRGVWAEVEDGRLHVCVNGQGVWGPKGSLADVLGLEKDAIRVTNPDVGGGFGMKAMSYPEMFLVAHAARTLDRPVRWMGDRSEAMLSDNAGRDLIQTAELGFDTDLKLVAYRTTNVANMGAYNSGFAQNIQSELFSKVMPGVYDVQACFMRSVGVFTNTTQVDAYRGAGRPEAIFVLERAMDYAAKELGVDRFELRRKSFIKVDAFPYLTAMGETYDVGDFDRVLDRALAEGDVAGFDARRAESEGRGKLRGLGACYYIESILGNPSETAEIEFTEDGRVTLYVGTQSNGQGHETVYRQFLATDLGIDAELIDIVQGDSDRIATGGGTGGSRSVTTQGTANRATANKVIEKFSPFVAALLEVEEVSFEDGQFRSTGSNTVMTVMEAAEAARDKGQTQLLKTQERTTLPGRSYPNGCHLCEVEIDRATGQLDVAKYTVVDDFGNLMNPMLAEGQVHGGVAQGIGQAVSEYVVYDEDGQLLTASFMDYGMPRAVSLPMIDFHSEPVPSTANVLGMKGCGEAGTVGAMAAVGNAALDALWDLGLREVDMPFTPGRVWALLQQAEQPIAAE; translated from the coding sequence ATGGAAAAATTCGGCCTGAGCCAATCGAACCGCCGCGCCGAGGATCCGCGCCTCCTGACCGGGCAGGGCGGCTATGTCGACGACACCGCGCCCGAGGGGGCGCTGCGGGCCTACATGCTCCGCTCGACGGTGGCGCATGGGGATGTCACGGCGCTGGACGTGTCCGAGGCCGAGGCCGCGCCGGGGGTGCATCTGGTGCTGACCAGCGACGCGGTCGAGGCGGCGGGCTTGCGCAACCACATCGACACGACGCCGGCCGACAATGCCGACGGCACCAAGGGCGCCGACCCGAACCGGCCGCTTCTAGCCAAGGGCCGGGTGCGCTTCGTCGGCGAGGGGATCGCGATGATCGTGGCCGACACGCTGGAGCAGGCGCGCGACGCGGCCGAGCTGATCGAGGTCGAGATCGACGAGCTGCCGGTCAAAGTGGACGTGGCCGTGGGCGGCGCGGCGATCCACCCCGAGGCGCCCGAGAACGAGGCCTACCGCTACGAGAAGGGCGACGAGGCCGCGACCGAGGCCGCGCTGAAGGCCGCCGACCGGGTCGTGACGCTGACGGTCGAGGACAACCGCATCATCTGCGCCTCGCTCGAGCCGCGCGGCGTCTGGGCCGAGGTCGAGGACGGCCGGCTGCATGTCTGCGTCAACGGGCAGGGGGTCTGGGGGCCGAAGGGCTCGCTCGCCGATGTGCTGGGGCTGGAAAAGGACGCGATCCGGGTGACGAACCCTGATGTCGGCGGCGGCTTCGGCATGAAGGCGATGAGCTATCCCGAGATGTTCCTCGTGGCCCATGCCGCGCGCACGCTCGACCGCCCGGTCCGCTGGATGGGCGACCGCTCCGAGGCGATGCTGTCGGACAACGCGGGCCGCGATCTGATCCAGACGGCGGAGCTGGGGTTCGACACGGACCTGAAGCTCGTGGCCTACCGGACGACAAACGTGGCCAATATGGGCGCCTACAATTCGGGCTTCGCACAGAACATCCAGTCGGAGCTCTTCTCGAAGGTCATGCCCGGCGTCTATGACGTGCAGGCCTGCTTCATGCGCTCGGTCGGCGTCTTCACGAATACCACGCAAGTCGACGCCTATCGCGGCGCGGGCCGCCCCGAGGCGATCTTCGTGCTGGAGCGCGCGATGGACTATGCCGCCAAGGAGCTGGGCGTCGACCGGTTCGAACTGCGGCGCAAGTCCTTCATCAAGGTGGACGCCTTCCCTTACCTGACGGCCATGGGCGAGACCTATGACGTGGGCGATTTCGACCGGGTGCTGGACCGTGCCCTGGCCGAGGGCGATGTCGCGGGCTTCGACGCGCGCCGCGCGGAGAGCGAGGGGCGCGGCAAGCTGCGCGGTCTCGGTGCGTGCTACTACATCGAGTCGATCCTCGGGAATCCGTCCGAGACCGCCGAGATCGAGTTCACCGAGGATGGGCGCGTCACGCTCTATGTCGGCACGCAATCGAACGGGCAGGGGCACGAGACCGTCTATCGCCAGTTCCTCGCCACCGATCTAGGCATCGACGCGGAGCTGATCGACATCGTGCAGGGCGACAGCGACCGGATCGCCACGGGTGGCGGCACGGGCGGCTCGCGTTCGGTGACCACGCAGGGAACCGCGAACCGCGCGACCGCGAACAAGGTGATCGAGAAGTTCTCGCCTTTCGTCGCGGCCCTTCTGGAGGTCGAGGAGGTTTCGTTCGAGGACGGCCAGTTCCGCTCGACCGGATCGAACACCGTCATGACGGTGATGGAGGCCGCCGAGGCCGCGCGTGACAAGGGCCAGACGCAGCTTCTGAAGACGCAGGAGCGGACGACGCTTCCGGGGCGCAGCTATCCCAATGGCTGCCATCTCTGCGAGGTCGAGATCGACCGCGCGACCGGCCAGCTCGACGTGGCGAAATACACCGTGGTCGACGATTTCGGGAACCTGATGAACCCGATGCTGGCCGAGGGGCAGGTGCATGGCGGCGTGGCCCAGGGCATCGGACAGGCCGTGTCGGAATACGTCGTCTACGACGAGGACGGCCAGCTTTTGACGGCGAGCTTCATGGATTACGGGATGCCCCGCGCGGTGTCGCTGCCGATGATCGACTTCCATTCCGAGCCGGTGCCGTCGACGGCCAACGTCCTCGGGATGAAGGGCTGCGGCGAGGCGGGCACCGTCGGCGCGATGGCGGCCGTGGGGAACGCGGCACTCGACGCGCTCTGGGACCTGGGCCTGCGCGAGGTGGACATGCCGTTCACGCCGGGCCGCGTCTGGGCGCTGTTGCAACAGGCCGAGCAACCGATTGCCGCCGAATGA
- a CDS encoding DUF2235 domain-containing protein, which yields MPPNDETPSRLGRLGAFLRGGWRGGAREVAAHSPADQPRAHVVLLDGTLSSLEPGFETSIGLIYRLLEAQDRHGLHYEPGIAWRGWRNAPEVAAGVGINRQIRRAYAWLVEVYRPGDTIWLLGYSRGAYAVRALSGMIDRVGLLTPEHATIGHVLRAYEHYRNDPTRAEARSFAAKYCHPKVRIRAVGVFDTVQAVGVRAPLIWRAFPEVHAFRSHRLGASVDYGFHAMALDETRRAYALDRWRTDGDRIDHIEQVWFRGTHGDLGGQLRGLKKARPRANVPLVWMLEQVERVGLVLPPDWADRFETDGTAPSAGSWRGVGGLFLTRVRRKVGLDPSESLHPTALGHRAAGKLRTWARPSEEAARAARSR from the coding sequence TTGCCGCCGAATGACGAAACCCCGAGCCGTCTAGGCCGCCTCGGGGCCTTCCTCCGCGGCGGCTGGCGGGGTGGAGCGCGCGAGGTCGCGGCCCATAGCCCGGCGGACCAGCCCCGCGCCCATGTCGTTCTGCTCGACGGCACACTCTCCTCGCTCGAGCCGGGGTTCGAGACCTCGATCGGGCTGATCTACCGCCTTCTGGAGGCGCAGGACCGCCACGGCCTGCATTACGAACCGGGCATCGCATGGCGCGGCTGGCGCAATGCGCCCGAGGTCGCGGCGGGCGTCGGCATCAACCGCCAGATCCGGCGGGCCTATGCCTGGCTGGTCGAAGTCTATCGCCCCGGCGACACGATCTGGCTGCTGGGATATTCGCGCGGCGCCTACGCGGTGCGCGCGCTCTCGGGGATGATCGACCGGGTCGGCCTTCTGACGCCGGAACACGCCACAATCGGGCATGTCCTGCGCGCCTACGAGCATTACCGCAACGACCCCACCCGCGCCGAGGCGCGCAGCTTCGCCGCGAAATACTGTCATCCGAAGGTCCGCATCCGCGCGGTCGGCGTGTTCGACACCGTGCAGGCGGTGGGCGTCCGCGCGCCCCTGATCTGGCGTGCCTTTCCCGAGGTTCACGCCTTTAGGTCGCACCGGCTGGGGGCGTCGGTCGATTACGGCTTCCATGCCATGGCCCTCGACGAGACGCGGCGGGCCTACGCGCTGGACCGCTGGCGCACTGACGGCGACCGAATCGACCATATCGAGCAGGTCTGGTTTCGCGGCACCCATGGCGATCTCGGCGGGCAGCTCCGGGGGCTGAAGAAGGCGCGGCCGCGCGCCAACGTGCCGCTGGTCTGGATGCTGGAGCAGGTCGAGCGGGTGGGGCTGGTCCTGCCGCCGGACTGGGCCGACCGGTTCGAGACCGATGGCACGGCGCCCTCGGCCGGAAGCTGGCGCGGTGTCGGGGGCCTGTTCCTGACGCGGGTGCGGCGGAAGGTGGGGCTCGACCCGTCCGAGAGCCTGCACCCGACCGCGCTGGGCCACCGGGCGGCGGGGAAGCTGCGGACATGGGCGCGCCCGTCCGAGGAGGCGGCGCGCGCGGCTAGATCTCGGTGA
- a CDS encoding metalloregulator ArsR/SmtB family transcription factor: protein MNDDTAHGAILTALADPTRRAVLDRLRDGPLPVARIAEPMPVTRPAVSQHLKVLLDAGLVSMRRQGTRNIYGLTPGGAEPLVVWLGDLTERRPDLPGLVVRLSPDDARRLFIDDVALWWPVAQLSFSAMGAGALPRSIGWRGDRLHEVMYDGSGADWARITTRTASRVALDWRLGGRTELIAGFASDPDGCRVTLDWGGAGKVSGDMQALVAERYGTAARASLSNF from the coding sequence ATGAACGACGACACAGCGCATGGCGCCATCCTGACGGCGCTGGCCGATCCCACCCGCCGCGCCGTGCTGGACCGTCTGCGTGACGGCCCTCTGCCGGTCGCGCGGATCGCCGAGCCGATGCCCGTCACCCGGCCCGCGGTCAGCCAGCATCTGAAGGTCCTGCTCGATGCGGGGCTGGTGTCGATGCGACGTCAGGGGACACGCAACATCTACGGCCTGACGCCCGGCGGGGCCGAGCCGCTGGTCGTCTGGCTGGGCGACCTGACCGAGCGTCGACCCGATCTGCCCGGCCTCGTCGTGCGTCTCTCGCCCGACGACGCCCGCCGCCTCTTCATCGATGACGTCGCCCTCTGGTGGCCGGTGGCGCAGCTGTCGTTCTCGGCCATGGGGGCGGGCGCATTGCCACGCTCGATCGGTTGGCGCGGCGACCGGCTGCACGAGGTGATGTATGACGGCTCGGGCGCGGACTGGGCGCGGATCACGACGCGGACGGCCTCGCGCGTCGCACTCGACTGGCGGTTGGGCGGGCGCACCGAATTGATCGCGGGTTTCGCCTCGGATCCGGATGGCTGCCGCGTGACGCTGGACTGGGGCGGGGCGGGCAAGGTCTCGGGCGACATGCAGGCCTTGGTGGCCGAACGCTACGGCACCGCGGCCCGGGCGAGCCTGTCGAACTTCTGA
- a CDS encoding HlyC/CorC family transporter: MESTVTTLGWGTALGIAAAIVCLLAMSAFFSGSETALTAASRGKLRNQADKGNAGAARALVVTEDNERLIGSVLLGNNIVNILAASLATALFTALFGEGGVALATLVMTALVLVFAEVLPKTYAISNPETAASRVAAPIGVVVRVFAPIVSVVRALVRGILKIFGVDIDPDADIMSAHEEIVGAITLGHTEGGVEKEDRDRLLGALDLGERAVEEIMLHRSGIEMVDADAPATAILDQALHSRHTRLPVYCGEPENIIGVLHSKDLLRAIDRLVRTEGGGIEAVEKLDLSDVMMEPYFIPETTTLDDQMRQFLRRHTHFALVVDEYGALQGLITLEDILEEIVGEITDEYDQPEAPVLDAAADGTVLIEGAMTIRDLNRATEWNLPDDEANTVAGLVIHEAQTIPTTGQVFSFHGFRFEVAARDANRITQLRIRPLG, from the coding sequence ATGGAATCCACCGTCACCACCCTGGGTTGGGGCACGGCGCTCGGCATCGCCGCCGCGATCGTCTGCCTTCTGGCCATGTCCGCCTTCTTTTCGGGCTCCGAGACCGCGCTGACCGCCGCGTCGCGCGGCAAGCTGCGCAACCAGGCCGACAAGGGGAATGCCGGGGCCGCCCGCGCCCTCGTCGTCACCGAGGACAACGAACGCCTGATCGGCTCGGTCCTTCTGGGCAACAACATCGTCAACATCCTCGCCGCGTCGCTGGCGACGGCGCTCTTCACCGCGCTCTTCGGCGAGGGCGGCGTGGCCTTGGCGACGCTGGTGATGACGGCGCTCGTGCTCGTCTTCGCCGAAGTGCTGCCCAAGACCTACGCCATCTCGAACCCCGAGACGGCGGCCAGCCGCGTCGCCGCACCGATCGGCGTCGTCGTCCGCGTCTTCGCGCCCATCGTCAGCGTCGTCCGCGCGCTGGTGCGCGGCATCCTCAAGATCTTCGGTGTCGATATCGACCCCGATGCGGATATCATGTCCGCCCACGAAGAGATCGTAGGCGCCATCACGCTGGGCCATACCGAGGGCGGCGTCGAGAAGGAGGATCGCGACCGCCTGCTGGGCGCGCTCGACCTGGGCGAACGCGCTGTCGAGGAGATCATGCTCCATCGCTCGGGGATCGAGATGGTGGATGCCGACGCGCCCGCCACCGCCATCCTCGACCAAGCCCTGCACTCGCGGCACACCCGCCTGCCCGTCTATTGCGGCGAGCCCGAGAACATCATCGGGGTCCTGCATTCCAAGGACCTGCTTCGGGCCATCGACCGCCTCGTGCGGACCGAGGGCGGCGGGATCGAGGCGGTCGAGAAGCTCGACCTCTCGGACGTGATGATGGAGCCCTACTTCATCCCCGAGACGACGACGCTCGACGACCAGATGCGCCAGTTCCTGCGCCGCCACACCCATTTCGCGCTGGTGGTGGACGAGTACGGCGCATTGCAGGGCCTCATCACGCTCGAAGACATCCTCGAGGAGATCGTGGGCGAGATCACCGACGAGTACGACCAGCCCGAGGCGCCCGTGCTCGATGCGGCGGCCGACGGGACGGTGCTGATCGAAGGCGCGATGACGATCCGCGATCTCAACCGCGCGACCGAATGGAACCTGCCCGACGACGAGGCGAACACGGTGGCAGGCCTGGTCATCCACGAGGCGCAGACCATCCCGACCACGGGCCAGGTCTTCAGCTTCCACGGCTTCCGCTTCGAGGTGGCCGCGCGCGACGCGAACCGGATCACCCAGCTCCGCATCCGACCGCTGGGCTGA
- a CDS encoding valine--tRNA ligase: protein MAMEKTFDAGTAEARISQMWLDAKAFAAGANRSRDETFSIVIPPPNVTGSLHMGHAFNNTLQDILVRWHRMRGFDTLWQPGTDHAGIATQMVTEREMAKETNETRAEMGRERFLERVWQQKTQSRGTIIGQLQRLGASCDWDREAFTMGGAPGDPDPTQQNFHDAVIKVFVEMYEQGLIYRGKRLVNWDPHFETAISDLEVENVETPGHMWHFKYPLAGGATYEYVERDEDGAVLFTETRDYISIATTRPETMLGDGAVAVHPDDARYAPIVGQLCEIPVGPKEHRRLIPIVTDEYPDASFGSGAVKITGAHDFNDYEVAKRQGIPLYRLMDTKAAMRNDGVPYAEAAGIAMAVAKGQRELTMAEADAINLVPDHLRGLDRFEARARVVKEITAEGLAVMVPATDPRLGRGAASAGKAATGEPPLSPEEGGEMRTDAEELVPLVEAKPIQQPFGDRSKVVIEPMLTDQWFVDTAKIVGPAIEAVEDGTVRILPEADKKVYFHWLRNIEPWCISRQVWWGHRIPVWYGPSVEMLTGSGSNENKSFCAPTFEAAREQAKAFYSPHLDEAVVFDVDERDAIPFETLDEQKAMIEMLRRHGPGEFDEVNSHDELQDFDCGGVSFRYDRVRGVRKHTALLARDPDVLDTWFSSGLWPLGTLGWPEETDALDRYFPTSVLITGFDILFFWVARMMMMQLAVTDQARPVAERVPFRDVYVHALVRDEQGKKMSKSLGNVLDPLDLIDEYGADAVRFTLASMAAMGRDLKLSTQRIAGYRNFGTKLWNAVRFAEMNGVSFAPDGVDLPRKLDLTVNRWIVGETARARMDVDAALAAYRFDDAASALYRFVWNVVCDWYVEFSKPLLQDEGSAETQATMAWVLEQCMVMLHPFMPFVTEELWSTTGHDGMLVHGDWPEALTDAVVDPASEAEMRWVIGFIEAVRSARAQMNVPAGAVIPVVAVEWDDAARAAAETNLSLIRRLARIEGISEGAAPKGAIAVTAGGGRFALPLGDVIDVAAERARLEKQALKLGKEIKGMEGRVNNPNFAASAPPEVVEETRANLAARRDDADAIQRALDSLAELG from the coding sequence ATGGCGATGGAAAAGACGTTCGACGCGGGCACGGCCGAGGCCCGCATCTCGCAGATGTGGCTGGACGCGAAGGCGTTCGCCGCCGGCGCCAACAGATCGCGCGACGAGACCTTCTCGATCGTGATCCCGCCGCCCAACGTCACCGGCTCGCTGCACATGGGCCACGCGTTCAACAACACGCTACAGGACATCCTCGTGCGCTGGCACCGGATGCGTGGCTTCGACACGCTCTGGCAGCCGGGCACGGATCACGCGGGCATCGCGACGCAGATGGTGACCGAGCGCGAGATGGCAAAGGAGACGAACGAGACCCGCGCCGAGATGGGCCGCGAGCGGTTCCTCGAACGCGTCTGGCAGCAGAAGACCCAGTCCCGTGGCACGATCATCGGCCAGCTCCAGCGCCTCGGCGCGTCCTGCGACTGGGACCGCGAGGCCTTCACCATGGGCGGCGCGCCCGGCGACCCGGACCCGACCCAGCAGAACTTCCACGACGCGGTCATCAAGGTCTTCGTCGAGATGTACGAGCAGGGCCTGATCTACCGCGGCAAGCGGCTGGTGAACTGGGACCCGCATTTCGAGACGGCGATCTCGGATCTCGAGGTCGAGAATGTCGAGACGCCGGGCCACATGTGGCATTTCAAATACCCGCTCGCGGGGGGCGCGACCTACGAATATGTCGAACGCGACGAGGACGGCGCGGTCCTGTTTACCGAAACACGCGACTACATCTCCATCGCCACGACCCGCCCCGAGACGATGCTGGGCGACGGCGCGGTCGCCGTCCATCCCGACGACGCGCGCTATGCCCCCATTGTCGGCCAACTTTGCGAGATCCCGGTCGGGCCGAAGGAGCATCGCCGCCTGATCCCCATCGTCACCGACGAGTATCCCGATGCCAGCTTCGGCTCGGGCGCGGTCAAGATCACCGGCGCCCATGATTTCAACGACTACGAGGTCGCCAAGCGTCAGGGCATCCCGCTCTACCGGCTGATGGATACCAAGGCCGCGATGCGCAACGATGGCGTGCCCTATGCGGAGGCCGCGGGGATCGCGATGGCCGTGGCCAAGGGTCAGCGCGAACTGACCATGGCCGAGGCCGACGCCATCAATCTCGTGCCCGACCACCTGCGCGGGCTCGACCGGTTCGAGGCGCGCGCCCGCGTCGTCAAGGAGATCACGGCCGAGGGCCTCGCCGTGATGGTCCCCGCCACCGATCCGCGCCTGGGCCGCGGTGCGGCCTCCGCCGGCAAGGCTGCGACGGGCGAGCCGCCGCTCAGCCCCGAAGAAGGCGGCGAGATGCGCACCGATGCCGAGGAACTCGTGCCGCTGGTCGAAGCCAAGCCCATCCAGCAGCCGTTCGGCGACCGCTCGAAGGTGGTGATCGAGCCGATGCTGACCGACCAGTGGTTCGTGGACACCGCCAAGATCGTCGGACCCGCCATCGAGGCGGTCGAGGACGGCACCGTGCGCATCCTGCCGGAGGCCGACAAGAAGGTCTATTTCCACTGGCTGCGGAACATCGAGCCCTGGTGCATCTCGCGCCAGGTCTGGTGGGGGCACCGGATCCCGGTGTGGTATGGGCCGTCGGTCGAAATGCTCACAGGTTCCGGGTCGAACGAGAATAAATCGTTCTGCGCACCGACGTTTGAAGCCGCCAGAGAGCAAGCGAAGGCCTTCTACAGCCCCCATCTTGACGAGGCGGTCGTGTTTGATGTGGACGAGCGTGACGCGATCCCCTTCGAGACTTTGGATGAACAGAAGGCGATGATCGAGATGCTCCGCCGCCATGGCCCGGGGGAATTCGATGAAGTCAACTCACATGATGAGCTGCAAGACTTCGACTGTGGCGGTGTATCCTTTAGATATGACCGAGTTCGAGGCGTGCGGAAACATACTGCACTTCTCGCCCGCGACCCCGACGTGCTCGACACCTGGTTCTCGTCGGGCCTCTGGCCACTGGGCACGCTCGGCTGGCCCGAGGAGACCGATGCGCTGGACCGCTACTTCCCCACCTCGGTCCTGATCACCGGCTTCGACATCCTGTTCTTCTGGGTCGCCCGGATGATGATGATGCAGCTCGCCGTCACCGATCAGGCGCGGCCCGTAGCAGAGCGCGTGCCCTTCCGCGACGTCTACGTCCACGCGCTCGTCCGCGACGAGCAGGGCAAGAAGATGTCGAAATCGCTCGGCAACGTGCTCGACCCGCTGGACCTGATCGACGAGTACGGCGCCGACGCCGTCCGCTTCACGCTGGCCTCGATGGCGGCGATGGGCCGCGATCTGAAGCTGTCGACCCAACGCATCGCGGGCTATCGCAACTTCGGCACCAAGCTCTGGAACGCGGTCCGCTTCGCCGAGATGAACGGTGTGAGCTTCGCCCCAGATGGCGTTGATCTTCCAAGGAAACTCGATCTCACGGTCAACCGCTGGATCGTGGGCGAGACGGCGCGCGCCCGCATGGACGTGGACGCCGCCCTCGCCGCCTACCGCTTCGACGATGCGGCCAGCGCGCTCTATCGCTTCGTCTGGAACGTCGTCTGCGACTGGTATGTCGAATTCTCGAAGCCCCTCCTTCAGGACGAGGGGTCCGCCGAGACGCAGGCCACCATGGCCTGGGTGCTCGAGCAATGCATGGTCATGCTCCACCCGTTCATGCCCTTCGTGACCGAGGAGCTCTGGTCGACCACCGGCCATGACGGGATGCTGGTCCATGGCGACTGGCCCGAGGCCCTGACCGACGCGGTTGTCGACCCCGCGTCCGAGGCCGAGATGCGCTGGGTGATCGGCTTCATCGAGGCCGTCCGGTCGGCCCGCGCCCAGATGAACGTGCCCGCAGGCGCCGTCATCCCTGTCGTCGCGGTCGAATGGGACGACGCGGCCCGCGCGGCGGCCGAAACGAACCTCAGCCTGATCCGGCGGCTCGCCCGGATCGAGGGCATTTCCGAAGGCGCCGCACCCAAGGGCGCGATCGCGGTCACAGCCGGCGGCGGGCGCTTCGCGCTGCCCTTGGGCGACGTGATCGACGTCGCCGCCGAACGCGCCCGGCTGGAAAAGCAAGCGCTCAAGCTCGGCAAGGAGATCAAGGGCATGGAGGGCCGGGTGAACAATCCCAACTTCGCCGCCTCTGCCCCGCCCGAGGTCGTCGAGGAGACCCGCGCCAACCTCGCGGCGCGGCGCGACGATGCCGACGCGATCCAGCGCGCGCTGGACAGTCTTGCGGAACTCGGGTGA